From Pirellulales bacterium:
CTCGGCAACATGCACGAGACGGTGAATATCTGGGGCAGCACGATCGTCACGCCCCCCGGCGGCGGTTCCGACTCGCGCGAAGGGGGGTTGCTCGCCCTGCCGTCGAATATCGGTTACTACAGCCGCAACGAGTTCGCCGTCGTGCCCGAGGCACAGATCAACCTCAGCTACCACTTCACCACTTGGTGGCGCGTGCAGGTCGGCTACACGTTCATCTACTGGAACAACGTCGTGCGCGCCGGCCACCAGATCGATACGACCGTCAACACGACGCAGCTCGATCCGGTGCAGGTCGGTCCCGATCGCCCCGCCTTCTCCTTCGTCAGCGGCGACCTCTGGGCGCAAGGCCTCAACGTCGGTACCGAACTACGGTACTAATCAAACGCACGCGCACACGTCGAGCAGTGGGTAGCAGATGATTTTGCGGTGCGACTGAACGACACCAGAAGACACCGAGTCGCAAAATCGTCGGTGTCGCGCAGCGACAAGAGGATCAGTGCCGAGCCTCAAAGCGCCGTTCGCATTGCGTTGAAGTAAACAACTTCACCAGGCCAACTTCGCCGGCAGGTACTCCGCCGCCAGCTCTTCATAGTATGGCCGCAACTCGACGGCGTTGGGGCGTTCTTTGCTCTTCGTGTACAGATCGTACGGATTGAACGCGTCGACCCAGCGGAACAGCTCCCGGTCGTGATCGTTCATCAGGTGGTCGTACGCATGCTCGCGGTGGCCTGCATAGAACGAGTGATACCGCAGCATGTAGAGTGCCGGCTCGGGCAGATAGTCCTTCATCACCTGGTAGATGTACTCGTCGTGCCCCCACGAGAGCAGCACGTTGTCCAGGCCGCAGTTCGGCTCGTAGATGCCGCACGGCGTTTGATACTCCGACACATGGCTGTCGGGATTGTCGGCAAAGAACTCCGGGAACACGATCCGCTCCGAGTAGCGACAGCCCACCGGGAACGTATCGCCCACGACGGCCCACTGCGGCTCGCCGTATAAGCAAAGCACCTTGCCCAGGTCGTGCAACAACCCGGTGAGCACGAACCAGCGCGGATGGCCATCGCGGCGAATCGCCTCGGAGGTCTGCAGCAGGTGTTCGATCTGCGGCAGATCGGTATCGGGATCGCTGTCGTCGACGAGCGTGTTGAGAAACTCGAGGGCCTCCCACAGTGTCATCTCGCGCCGCCCCGGCGGCAGATACTCGGCCCGCTTCTGCCGAACGAATTCGAGCGTCTGATAGCGATGATTCAAGCGGTAGAACTCCTTGACGCTCGCGCGAGCCTCGGCGCGGTAGTCGCGGAACTGCTCTTCCTGCTTGTCGGGATCGGTGGCCTGAAAGGCAGGCTTCGCGCCGGCCGGTTCGGGATACCGCCGCTTGAGGTCATCTTCCCACTCGTCGAGACTCGCCAGCGGGGCATGCGACTTCGGATCACGAGCGGCGTCGACCATGGAAAAGGCTCCGGAACAGGGGCTGAAGGCCACTTCATCCTAGTCGCAACGCCGACCCTGCGGCAATGCGGGTGGAAGGCTCAAACCAAGCCCCCCCCCAGCTCCATTCTCAATGGACGCGTACGAAGATCTCCCCCCGTCCGAGTGACAGGAAGTCGCCGTGGTGCAGATCGAAGTCGGCTTGGATCGCGCTCTCATCCAGCGCGAATCGATCGCTACGAACGCGGGCCAGCGTCATGCCCAGGAAAGGCGGCTTCAAGCGGCACGCGTAGCGGAACGTGGGTAGCAGCGGCGGATGTTCTCCAGAGAGCAACACGATCGTGCCGCGGCGCATGCCGCCACCGGTACGAGCTCCTGCCGAGCCACCGACGACGATGGTGCCCGCCAACATCTCGTAACCCAACGCATCGCCGACCGAGCCCCCGACGAAGAGCATTCCTCTCCGCATGGCGCGTCCGACCTCGGTACCGGCATGGCCGGCGATGAGAATCTCGCCCCCCTGCATGCCGCGTCGGGCGCCCCGATAGGCGGCCCCCACCAGATGGCCCGCGTTGCCGCGAACGAGAATCCTGCCCCCCAGCATCTCGGCCCCCAGCCAATCGCTGGCGTCTCCCTCGATGGTGATCGTGCCCCCCGACATGTCGGCGCCCGTGTGGCGACCAACGCTGCCTTGCACCAAGATCGAGCCGGTCGTCATGCCCGCGCCGATGCGATGCACGCCACTCAAGTCGCCAACGAAATGAATGGCACCATCCGCGGGATCGCCCGAGATGCGAAACAACTCGGCCAGCGGCACGCGCCGATTGCCATGAAAGATCTCGTGCCGTTCGACTTCGGCCAACGACATAGATCGCGTACGGTCCGGAGTCAGTCCTTCGACTTCGACCGGCACACGGTCCAGCGGCGTATACTCAAGCAGGAGCGGCATCAGCGGTAATCGCGCGGCGACCCGAGTTGAACGTCCCTAAACGGCAAGCAGAATCGAGTATAGATGGCCACTCCACAGCCCGATAGGACCGAACCGTCATGACGCGCGGGACGATCATCCTCTGCGGGGGACACAGCCGGCGGATGGGTTCGGCCAAGGCGCTGCTGCCGTTCGGGCCCGAGACGATGCTGGCCCGCGTCGTGCGCCTCGTGGGTCAAACGGTCGACGAGTTGGTCGTCGTCGCCGCGGCCGAACAAAGCCTGCCGCCGCTGCCGGACAACGTCCGCATTGCGCGCGATCGTCAACCCGATCGCGGTCCGCTCGAAGGCCTGGCCACCGGGCTGCGTGCGCTCGCCGGAACAGTCGACGTCGCTTTCGTCACCAGTTGCGATGTGCCGTTGCTCGTGCCTGACTTCGTGACGCGCTTGTTCGAGCTGATCGGAAAGCATGACGCCGTGGCGCCCCTGGTTGAAGATCGACTGCATCCTCTCTCGGCCGTGTATCGCCAGAGCGTGCTCGCCGCGGTCGAACAACAATTGGCCGCCGATCGGCGTCGCGTCACTGAGCTCTTGCGCGAGATCGACACCCGGTACGTCACCGCGTCCGAGTTCGCCGACGCCGATCCCGACTGCCGCAGCCTGTGCAACATCAATGATCCAGCAGACTATGAGGCGGCGCTGGCTGCAGCAGGATTCAGTCCGCCAACTTAACCGGCAAGTGGCACCGGCCGCCGGTCGGTGTGGGAAATACCGAACCTGGAAAGCGCTTCTGAAGCCACTCTTGATCTCTGCACAGGCCGGCAGCCTGTGCTACTTTAGTGGTTCATGACCTTGATCTGTCGAGATGTTAAGCCTTCTCGAGCAGCGCGACGGGAAAGTCGGCCAGCACCTCCGCCAGCGGCACCCCTTCGTCGCGCCAGGCAAGCTCTTCGCCCGTAAACACCTGGCGGAACTTCACCCCCGCCAGCCCTTCGGCCACGAGCATGGTATCGCCCCAGATGGCCGGTCCCAGTGGGGGTGGCGTCATCTCGCCCTCGGCCGCGGGCGTCAATCGCGCGAGCAAGCGTGGCATCACGGCGATCGCTCCTTCGTCGGGAGCCGCACCCTGCCACGACCACGCGCACACGTGCGCCGCCTGCCCGCCGCGCACCTCGAGGGGTCGATACTCTCCTTCACCGAACAGCCTGGCATGCGCCCGGCGAAACTGCAGCGCTCGCCA
This genomic window contains:
- a CDS encoding molybdenum cofactor guanylyltransferase, with the protein product MTRGTIILCGGHSRRMGSAKALLPFGPETMLARVVRLVGQTVDELVVVAAAEQSLPPLPDNVRIARDRQPDRGPLEGLATGLRALAGTVDVAFVTSCDVPLLVPDFVTRLFELIGKHDAVAPLVEDRLHPLSAVYRQSVLAAVEQQLAADRRRVTELLREIDTRYVTASEFADADPDCRSLCNINDPADYEAALAAAGFSPPT
- a CDS encoding formylmethanofuran dehydrogenase subunit C, producing MPLLLEYTPLDRVPVEVEGLTPDRTRSMSLAEVERHEIFHGNRRVPLAELFRISGDPADGAIHFVGDLSGVHRIGAGMTTGSILVQGSVGRHTGADMSGGTITIEGDASDWLGAEMLGGRILVRGNAGHLVGAAYRGARRGMQGGEILIAGHAGTEVGRAMRRGMLFVGGSVGDALGYEMLAGTIVVGGSAGARTGGGMRRGTIVLLSGEHPPLLPTFRYACRLKPPFLGMTLARVRSDRFALDESAIQADFDLHHGDFLSLGRGEIFVRVH